The Thermodesulfovibrionales bacterium genomic sequence AAACTTCTTAAAGTAACCACCTATTATCCGAGTTATTTGAGGGATTTTTATAGCAAGAATCCATGGCTTACGGATAAATCATTTATCGAGCAGCAAGCTGCCTTTGCTTATGATGCATTCGGCTGGGCCGATTATTGGACGCACGCATTAACTCCTCTTGGTTACAATGTGATGGAAATTACATACAATGCGGAGCCTATGCAGCGTGCGTGGGCAAAGGAAAATTCCATTCCCGATCCAATGGGGATTGACTTGAATAAGATTGCACTTGCTCAGGCAAAAAGCTTCAGACCTGACATCTTATGGTTTGATGATTCTAATAACGCTTTATTACAGGCAATAAAATCCGAAGTACCGTCTATTAGATTCGTGTTGGGCTGGGTAGGGAGCGCGCTTCCGAGAACAGAAGCATGGCATCACATGGATATCATTCTGTCATGCGCGCCTGAATCAGTTGAACATCTTAAAAAGAAAGGGTATCGCGCTGCACACTTACATCATGGCTTTGATCCTAGAATCAATAGCCGCCTCAAAAATGGACCGAAGCAAATAAATTTTTCGTTTATCGGTCAGCTTGTTCGTTTAAATCAATTTCATATGGAACGCGAGCGTTTACTTGAGCAATTGGCAACACATATAGGCATAGATATTTTTTCTCCAAGTGCCGATCTCGGCTGGAAAGATGACGTTAAGGCGCTGTTGACGGCGGGCGCCTACGGCGGGATGAAAGTTCTCAAGGCCGTTGGTATTCCTGAATCTGCGTTGCGGGCTTTGCCGATAATCGGAAGAACGATAGACTTGCCTTCAAAACCGCTGTCACCGGTGAACCCGATTCTGAAACCATTTTTAAAATCCGCGGTTTTTGGTCTAGAC encodes the following:
- a CDS encoding glycosyltransferase, with the protein product MKLLKVTTYYPSYLRDFYSKNPWLTDKSFIEQQAAFAYDAFGWADYWTHALTPLGYNVMEITYNAEPMQRAWAKENSIPDPMGIDLNKIALAQAKSFRPDILWFDDSNNALLQAIKSEVPSIRFVLGWVGSALPRTEAWHHMDIILSCAPESVEHLKKKGYRAAHLHHGFDPRINSRLKNGPKQINFSFIGQLVRLNQFHMERERLLEQLATHIGIDIFSPSADLGWKDDVKALLTAGAYGGMKVLKAVGIPESALRALPIIGRTIDLPSKPLSPVNPILKPFLKSAVFGLDMFQVLRTSRITLNIHADSSPRFASNMRLFETTGVGTCMVTDWKSNLPDLFEPDKEAVTYKTTDECLEKVAWLLDHPREREEIARAGQSRTMRAHTFAQRALLLNEIIHKQMRA